One Fontisphaera persica DNA window includes the following coding sequences:
- a CDS encoding PEP/pyruvate-binding domain-containing protein: protein MTPSASSPAPEASTPYNRDLSFFSTGLPGLDRTLQNLQAGDNVVWQVASVDEYRPFVLPFWEECLRQRRPLVYFRFGRHSELVSPEQGGRHVRLRPEDGFEKFVGEILDVIEAEGIGACYVFDMLSDLAADWYSDRMLGNFFRITCPFLYDLKTIAYFGLRKDHHSFHATDPIHNTAQVVLEVHRKRDQLFIHPQKVWQRHSPTMYMLHAWEGQEFKPVTNSAVITDILANVPQPWLDFSVHRLGVWVRTFRQAQATWKAVQQGRKSNTEAQAFFQRLVKMVLTREERFIALAHQYLSLADLIEVMQRMIGTGLIGGKSLGMLLARAVLRQKRPDLWQKLEGHDSFFIGSDVFYTYLVQNGCWWLRRRQKDFDVLLQNADLARQKILEGEFPDFISEQFEEMLEYFGQSPIIVRSSSLLEDNYGNAFSGKYESVFCANQGSPEERLQAFMQAVRTVYASTMSHEGLEYRRHHGLLERDEQMALLVQRVSGEMYGNTYFPHLAGVGFSFNPFVWHEDIDPRAGVLRLVFGLGTRAVDRTDDDYTRLVALNVPLKQPEAKGGNVRQFTQRRADLLDLAANRLTARDFRELAAFLPAPLRSLMAREGLGGEGDWMLNFDTLLEQTPLASDLRDMLRTLEEAYDYPVDVEFTVNFLPNGHYRINLLQCRPFQVKIRGEGSRVRIPAHIPPQEVVLESSGPIIGHSLATGVDRLIYVVPRVYSQMSMSQRYSVARAIGRLTHLNQGRQPTIMIIGPGRWGTSMPSLGVPVSFAEINTVSVICELALMHEGLIPDISLGTHFFNDLVEMDMLYLAVTPGKEGYRFNEELILSQPNQLAQLLPSAASLMEAIWVVEGGQNGAQVYLNVDSMSQKALAYRECPTAGPS from the coding sequence ATGACCCCCTCAGCTTCTTCACCAGCGCCCGAGGCCAGCACCCCTTACAACCGGGATTTGAGTTTCTTCTCCACCGGCCTGCCCGGTTTAGACCGCACTCTGCAAAACCTTCAAGCCGGGGATAATGTGGTGTGGCAGGTTGCCAGCGTGGATGAATACCGGCCCTTTGTTTTGCCTTTCTGGGAGGAATGCCTCCGGCAGCGGCGGCCGCTGGTATATTTTCGTTTTGGCCGGCATTCAGAACTTGTTTCACCAGAACAGGGAGGCAGGCATGTACGCCTGCGACCCGAAGATGGTTTTGAAAAATTCGTGGGCGAGATTCTCGACGTCATCGAGGCCGAGGGCATCGGGGCCTGCTATGTGTTTGACATGCTCAGCGATCTGGCGGCGGATTGGTACAGCGACCGCATGCTGGGCAATTTCTTTCGCATCACCTGCCCTTTCCTCTATGACTTGAAAACCATCGCCTATTTTGGTTTGCGCAAGGATCATCATTCCTTTCACGCCACGGACCCGATTCACAATACGGCACAAGTGGTGTTGGAGGTGCATCGCAAGCGGGACCAGCTTTTCATTCATCCTCAGAAAGTGTGGCAACGGCACTCCCCCACCATGTACATGCTCCATGCCTGGGAGGGGCAGGAATTCAAGCCCGTTACCAATAGCGCCGTCATCACGGATATTCTGGCCAACGTTCCCCAACCCTGGCTGGACTTCAGTGTCCATCGCCTTGGCGTCTGGGTCCGCACCTTCCGTCAGGCGCAGGCCACCTGGAAAGCCGTCCAACAAGGCCGCAAATCCAATACCGAGGCCCAGGCTTTTTTCCAACGCCTGGTCAAAATGGTGCTCACCCGCGAAGAGCGTTTCATTGCGCTGGCGCATCAGTACCTGAGCCTGGCCGACCTCATCGAGGTGATGCAACGCATGATTGGCACGGGCCTCATCGGTGGCAAATCGCTGGGCATGTTATTGGCCCGGGCTGTGTTACGCCAAAAACGCCCGGATTTGTGGCAGAAATTGGAGGGGCATGATTCGTTCTTCATCGGTTCCGACGTGTTCTATACCTACCTGGTCCAGAATGGTTGCTGGTGGCTGCGCCGCCGCCAAAAAGACTTTGATGTCCTCCTCCAAAACGCAGACCTGGCCCGCCAGAAAATCCTGGAGGGCGAGTTTCCCGATTTCATCAGTGAGCAGTTTGAGGAAATGCTCGAATACTTTGGCCAGTCTCCCATCATTGTGCGCTCCAGCAGTTTGTTGGAGGACAATTACGGCAACGCTTTCTCGGGCAAATATGAAAGTGTCTTTTGTGCCAACCAAGGCTCGCCGGAGGAGCGGCTCCAGGCCTTCATGCAGGCCGTGCGCACCGTTTACGCCAGCACCATGAGCCATGAGGGGCTGGAGTACCGCCGCCATCACGGCTTGCTGGAGCGCGATGAACAAATGGCCCTGCTGGTGCAGCGGGTCTCTGGCGAAATGTACGGCAACACGTATTTCCCTCACCTGGCAGGGGTGGGTTTTTCCTTCAATCCCTTTGTTTGGCATGAGGACATAGACCCGCGCGCCGGCGTCTTGCGCCTGGTGTTTGGCCTGGGTACCCGGGCAGTGGACCGGACAGATGACGATTACACCCGCCTGGTCGCCTTGAACGTGCCGCTCAAACAACCCGAGGCCAAGGGCGGCAATGTGCGGCAATTCACTCAACGCCGGGCGGACCTGCTGGACTTGGCCGCCAACCGGCTTACCGCGCGCGATTTCCGGGAGCTGGCCGCCTTTTTGCCCGCCCCCTTGCGCAGTTTGATGGCTCGCGAAGGTTTGGGCGGCGAGGGAGACTGGATGCTCAATTTTGATACGCTTCTGGAGCAAACGCCCCTGGCTTCAGATTTGCGTGATATGCTCCGCACCCTGGAAGAAGCCTATGATTACCCGGTGGACGTGGAATTCACCGTCAACTTCCTCCCCAACGGCCACTACCGCATCAACCTTTTGCAATGCCGCCCCTTCCAGGTAAAAATCCGGGGCGAAGGCAGCCGGGTACGCATTCCGGCGCACATCCCCCCCCAGGAAGTGGTTCTGGAATCCTCCGGCCCCATCATCGGCCACAGCCTCGCCACCGGCGTGGACCGGCTGATTTACGTAGTCCCGCGGGTTTATTCCCAAATGAGCATGAGTCAGCGCTACTCGGTGGCGCGTGCCATTGGACGGTTGACCCACCTGAACCAGGGACGCCAACCCACCATCATGATTATCGGCCCGGGGCGCTGGGGAACCTCCATGCCTTCGCTGGGCGTCCCGGTTTCTTTCGCCGAAATCAACACCGTCTCCGTGATTTGCGAGCTGGCCCTGATGCATGAAGGCCTGATTCCCGATATTTCGCTGGGAACCCATTTCTTCAATGACTTGGTGGAGATGGACATGCTTTATCTGGCCGTTACGCCCGGCAAGGAAGGTTATCGGTTTAATGAAGAGTTGATCCTATCCCAGCCCAACCAACTCGCCCAATTGCTTCCCTCGGCCGCCTCCTTGATGGAAGCCATTTGGGTGGTGGAAGGAGGGCAGAACGGAGCGCAAGTTTATCTTAACGTGGATTCCATGTCGCAAAAGGCACTGGCCTATCGTGAATGCCCGACGGCCGGCCCATCATAA
- a CDS encoding DUF1080 domain-containing protein translates to MNILRLACIRAVPAVAAAVLGLLALPAAEPSAWQSLFDGQTLNGWRASENPASFKVENGAIVADGPRAHLFYVGPEGQATFKNFELEFEAKAGPLANSGVFFHTRFQEKGFPGAGLEVQIHNARHGEGDYRENKLTGSLYGVRNVYKALVADEQWFKMAVRVSGKRVQIRVNDTLVVDYLEPTPPFANPERPGRRLGDGTFALQCHDPKSKVWFRNLRVRRLPDAAPAEDLREMAMTEHDRAVLRLGAANYPVVNYHMHLKGGLTLPEALAESRRSGVFYGVAVNCGVGFGITNDAGIDQFLREMKGQPVFVAMQAEGREWVNMFSPAAVAKFDYVFTDSMTFTDRQGRRMRLWIKEEVGEIPDKQAFMDLLVEKTVEILSREAVDIYVNPTFLPDVLAAEYDTLWTAERMKRVIDAAAAHGVAIEINARYKLPSPAFIKMAKAAGCKFTFGTNNGGREVGDLDYCFQMVRECGLRWQDIWTPRPDGQKPVQRYGKLLR, encoded by the coding sequence ATGAATATATTACGCCTCGCTTGCATTCGCGCCGTCCCAGCCGTGGCGGCGGCCGTCTTGGGGCTCTTGGCGCTCCCCGCCGCCGAACCGTCCGCCTGGCAGTCCTTGTTTGACGGCCAAACGTTAAACGGCTGGAGAGCCAGCGAAAACCCGGCCTCCTTCAAGGTGGAAAACGGCGCCATTGTGGCGGACGGGCCGCGGGCCCATCTGTTCTATGTAGGGCCAGAAGGACAGGCCACCTTCAAAAATTTCGAGCTGGAATTTGAAGCTAAAGCGGGACCGTTGGCCAACAGCGGCGTCTTCTTTCACACCCGTTTCCAAGAGAAAGGCTTTCCTGGCGCCGGCCTGGAAGTGCAAATTCATAACGCTCGCCACGGTGAGGGAGACTACCGCGAGAACAAATTAACCGGGAGCCTTTATGGCGTGCGCAACGTCTATAAGGCCCTGGTGGCTGACGAGCAGTGGTTCAAAATGGCCGTGCGTGTGAGTGGCAAGCGCGTGCAAATCCGTGTGAATGACACGCTGGTGGTGGATTATTTGGAACCCACTCCGCCCTTCGCCAACCCGGAACGGCCCGGCCGCCGTCTGGGAGACGGCACCTTTGCCTTGCAATGCCATGACCCGAAAAGCAAGGTCTGGTTCCGCAATCTCCGCGTGCGGCGTCTGCCCGACGCCGCCCCCGCCGAAGACCTGCGCGAGATGGCCATGACCGAGCATGACCGGGCCGTGTTGCGCTTGGGCGCGGCCAATTACCCCGTGGTCAATTATCACATGCACCTCAAAGGAGGGCTAACCCTGCCGGAGGCGCTGGCGGAATCGCGCCGCTCGGGCGTGTTCTACGGCGTGGCCGTCAACTGCGGCGTCGGTTTTGGCATTACCAACGATGCCGGGATTGACCAGTTTTTGCGGGAAATGAAGGGACAACCGGTGTTCGTGGCCATGCAGGCGGAAGGCCGCGAATGGGTAAACATGTTTTCACCAGCGGCCGTGGCCAAGTTTGACTACGTGTTCACCGATTCCATGACCTTCACCGACCGGCAAGGCAGGCGCATGCGACTTTGGATTAAGGAAGAAGTCGGTGAAATCCCCGACAAACAGGCATTCATGGATTTGCTGGTGGAAAAAACCGTGGAAATTCTTAGTCGCGAAGCAGTGGACATTTACGTGAATCCCACTTTCCTTCCCGATGTTCTGGCCGCGGAATACGATACCCTTTGGACCGCAGAACGCATGAAGCGTGTGATTGACGCCGCAGCCGCCCATGGCGTGGCCATTGAAATCAATGCCCGCTACAAATTGCCCAGCCCCGCCTTTATCAAAATGGCCAAAGCGGCTGGTTGCAAGTTCACCTTCGGCACGAATAATGGCGGGCGGGAAGTCGGCGACCTGGATTATTGTTTCCAGATGGTGCGCGAATGCGGCCTCCGGTGGCAGGATATTTGGACCCCCAGGCCCGACGGCCAAAAACCGGTGCAACGTTACGGAAAGCTTCTGCGATGA
- a CDS encoding alkaline phosphatase family protein — translation MKKTHPKFLGAIVVMLWPMLSVLGLSAAEFPRADYVLLISFDGLSGTHLRAYLAASPENFPHFRRVLREGAGTLNARCDYYASETVPNHTSMLLGRPLWQPAGWPEDSWHGYANNGYTVGEIYHQHGNSQPGYLHSVWDVVHDHGLRTACIVSKSKLLICAESYNATNGAPDTVGEDNGPNKVDYVMNVPWSYYTYNRWAIVGAVTNYLQDEVPHFAFVHFADLDYIGHAYGWSSGVWRATLEELDGCLGQMMAFIEGHPAMSNRTALIITSDHGGGVPDYSHTDPQYMVNYTIPFLVWGPGWPPGEDLYRLCANRFDPEIYRVDYLAPLQPIRNGDAANLALDILGLPPVPGAPLRMVRGQPVVQLSVSRQVHGLVVRWPAPAGGYVLETASRLGDSRAWMPVTEGVVMDEVDWQKMLILSAGGAEPQRWFRLRREP, via the coding sequence ATGAAAAAAACTCACCCAAAGTTTTTGGGGGCGATTGTGGTCATGCTTTGGCCCATGTTGAGCGTGCTGGGCTTGTCAGCGGCGGAGTTTCCCCGTGCCGATTATGTTTTATTGATTTCCTTTGACGGTTTGAGCGGCACTCATTTGCGCGCCTACCTGGCAGCTTCGCCGGAGAACTTTCCTCATTTTCGGCGCGTGTTACGGGAAGGGGCCGGCACATTGAATGCGCGTTGTGATTATTACGCCTCGGAGACGGTGCCCAATCACACCTCCATGCTCCTGGGCAGACCGTTGTGGCAGCCGGCCGGCTGGCCAGAGGATTCCTGGCATGGCTACGCCAACAATGGATACACCGTTGGGGAGATTTATCATCAGCACGGTAATTCGCAGCCCGGTTATTTGCACAGCGTGTGGGATGTGGTTCATGACCACGGGTTGCGCACGGCCTGCATTGTCAGCAAATCCAAGTTGTTGATTTGCGCGGAAAGTTACAATGCAACCAACGGCGCGCCTGACACGGTGGGGGAAGACAACGGGCCTAATAAGGTGGATTATGTGATGAATGTGCCTTGGAGTTACTACACTTACAATCGCTGGGCCATTGTGGGGGCAGTCACCAATTATTTACAGGATGAGGTGCCTCATTTTGCCTTCGTCCACTTTGCCGATTTGGATTACATCGGTCATGCCTATGGCTGGAGCAGTGGGGTTTGGCGTGCCACGCTGGAGGAGTTAGATGGCTGTCTGGGACAAATGATGGCGTTTATCGAAGGCCATCCTGCCATGAGCAACCGTACGGCGCTCATCATCACCTCAGATCATGGCGGTGGGGTGCCGGATTATTCCCACACGGATCCGCAGTACATGGTTAATTACACCATCCCCTTTTTGGTGTGGGGGCCCGGCTGGCCGCCGGGAGAGGACTTATATCGGTTATGTGCCAACCGGTTTGACCCGGAGATTTATAGAGTGGACTACCTGGCCCCATTACAACCGATACGCAATGGAGACGCCGCCAATCTGGCGCTGGATATACTTGGCCTGCCGCCGGTGCCTGGCGCTCCTTTGCGGATGGTGCGGGGGCAACCGGTGGTTCAGTTGTCGGTCTCGCGGCAGGTCCATGGTCTGGTTGTGCGATGGCCCGCGCCTGCCGGCGGTTATGTGCTGGAAACGGCCAGCCGATTGGGGGATTCGCGGGCGTGGATGCCGGTGACCGAGGGAGTGGTCATGGATGAAGTGGATTGGCAGAAAATGCTCATCCTATCGGCGGGCGGGGCAGAACCGCAAAGGTGGTTTCGCCTGCGCCGGGAGCCGTGA